From the Lolium rigidum isolate FL_2022 chromosome 2, APGP_CSIRO_Lrig_0.1, whole genome shotgun sequence genome, one window contains:
- the LOC124691245 gene encoding receptor-like protein 3, which produces MKPLYFSYSKYTKKFHMPSLGLALVLLISLVSPIDSCTHQEKDSLLQILAELGLAVSWRSNTDCCTWEGITCNQDRKVTDVYMASRCLQGSISPFLGNLTTLLRLNLSHNLLSGGLPLELVQSSSIIVLDVSFNRLTGSLSELPSSTPAQPLQVLDISSNLFTGRFPSTTWEVMKSLVVLNASTNSFTGQIPTTPCVSAPYFAMLDLSFNKFGGNIPPGLSNCSKMTLLSAGHNQLSGILPDELFNVTSLEHLSLPDNHLEGPLNGIMKLTNLVTLDLGGNGLNSNIPESIGELTKLQELHLDHNNMSGELPSGLSNCIDLITIDLKSNYFSGELTKVNFSNLPNLKKLDLLYNNFTGNIPESIYSCSKLTALRLSHNQFHGQLSEKIGNLKSLSFLSLVNSSLTNITRTLQILSTSRSLTTLFLGFNFMHETMPDDYTIDGFENLQVLGLNDCSLSGHIPHWLSKLANLRMIFLLNNRLTESIPDWISSLNFLFCLDISNNSLTGTIPSALMDMPMLRSDKIAPNVFELPAYDKIPSLQYLRPGAFPKVLNLGMNNFSGEIPKGIGKLQTLLSLNLSYNKLSGGIPQSLCALKNLQVLDFSSNHLTGTIPNTLNDLHFLSKFSIYNNDLEGPIPTTGQLSTFPGSSFDGNPKLCGPMIVNHCGSTEAGPVSIVSTKDISTEAIFVIAFGAFFVVGVLYDQIIFVRYFG; this is translated from the coding sequence ATGAAACCACTCTATTTTTCATACAGCAAGTATACCAAGAAATTTCACATGCCTTCCCTTGGCCTTGCCCTAGTGCTGCTGATCTCGTTGGTTTCTCCCATCGATTCCTGCACACACCAGGAGAAGGACTCCCTTCTCCAGATCCTGGCCGAGCTTGGCCTCGCTGTGTCATGGCGGAGTAACACTGACTGCTGCACGTGGGAAGGGATAACCTGCAACCAAGACAGAAAGGTTACTGATGTTTATATGGCTTCTCGATGCCTTCAAGGCTCCATCTCGCCATTTCTAGGCAACCTTACCACCTTGCTGCGACTCAACCTGTCCCACAATTTGCTGTCTGGTGGCTTACCGCTTGAATTGGTGCAGTCCAGCAGCATCATTGTCCTGGACGTCAGCTTCAACCGCCTGACAGGAAGCCTGAGTGAGCTGCCATCTTCAACCCCTGCACAGCCTCTGCAGGTACTGGACATCTCAAGCAACTTGTTTACAGGAAGGTTTCCATCCACAACATGGGAAGTGATGAAGAGCCTGGTCGTCCTTAATGCTAGCACCAACAGTTTTACTGGGCAGATACCAACTACACCATGCGTTAGCGCGCCGTATTTTGCCATGCTTGATCTGAGTTTTAACAAATTCGGTGGAAATATCCCTCCAGGGCTCAGCAATTGCTCCAAGATGACATTGCTCAGTGCTGGCCACAACCAACTTAGTGGGATTCTTCCGGATGAGCTCTTTAATGTTACCTCATTAGAGCACCTCTCTTTACCTGACAATCATTTGGAAGGGCCACTCAATGGCATAATGAAGCTTACCAATCTGGTCACACTTGATCTTGGAGGAAATGGGCTCAACAGCAACATTCCAGAATCAATAGGTGAGCTGACAAAACTGCAGGAGCTGCATTTGGACCACAATAACATGTCAGGGGAGCTCCCATCAGGTCTGAGCAACTGCATAGATCTCATAACAATTGACCTTAAGAGCAACTACTTCAGTGGAGAGCTAACCAAGGTTAACTTCTCAAACCTGCCCAATCTAAAGAAATTAGATCTTCTATACAATAACTTCACCGGCAACATTCCAGAGAGCATATACTCCTGCAGCAAGCTGACTGCACTACGGCTATCCCACAACCAATTCCATGGTCAACTATCAGAAAAAATAGGAAATCTGAAGTCTCTCTCGTTCTTATCACTTGTTAACAGTTCTCTTACAAATATAACAAGAACACTTCAAATCCTTAGTACTTCCAGGAGTCTCACAACCCTTTTTCTTGGGTTCAACTTCATGCACGAGACCATGCCAGATGATTACACTATTGATGGTTTTGAGAATCTTCAGGTTCTGGGATTAAATGATTGTTCATTGTCTGGACACATACCTCACTGGTTATCAAAGCTAGCAAATTTAAGGATGATATTTTTGCTCAACAATCGACTCACTGAATCTATACCTGACTGGATCAGCAGCCTAAACTTCCTCTTctgtctagacatatcaaacaacAGCCTTACAGGGACAATTCCATCAGCCCTAATGGATATGCCAATGCTAAGATCAGACAAGATTGCACCAAATGTCTTTGAGCTTCCTGCTTACGATAAGATACCATCGCTCCAGTACCTCAGACCTGGCGCTTTTCCAAAAGTGTTGAATCTAGGCATGAATAACTTTTCTGGTGAGATCCCCAAAGGTATCGGTAAGTTGCAAACACTTCTGTCACTAAATTTGAGCTACAACAAATTATCTGGAGGTATCCCACAATCACTATGCGCCCTCAAGAATCTGCAGGTGCTTGATTTTTCCAGCAATCATCTCACTGGTACAATTCCAAACACACTAAACGATCTGCACTTTCTTTCCAAATTCAGCATTTATAATAATGACCTAGAAGGCCCTATTCCAACCACGGGCCAGCTCAGCACATTTCCGGGTTCTAGCTTTGATGGAAACCCAAAATTGTGTGGCCCTATGATTGTTAACCATTGTGGTTCAACAGAAGCAGGTCCAGTCTCCATTGTGTCGACAAAAGATATTAGCACTGAGGCCATCTTTGTGATTGCCTTTGGTGCTTTCTTTGTAGTAGGAGTCCTATATGACCAAATAATCTTCGTCAGATATTTTGGCTAA